From Permianibacter aggregans, a single genomic window includes:
- a CDS encoding lysophospholipid acyltransferase family protein, which translates to MQRLNYYWRVLATGWCFLSFSVGGLLLTVTAFPFIRIFERDPIKRRDKIQLVIHNAFRFFIGQMKFLGVMSVELHNAEKLRHAGGVLVLANHPTLIDVVLMISLMPRADCIVKESLWQHKGFGGVIRAAGYIPNRNAEQLVRDCDAVLATQRPLIIFPEGTRTTPGQPMSFQRGASHIALHSKAPILPVVLTCNPPSLTKDKRWYQIPERRFHVRLEVKPSCSAADFLPEMLEKPLAARQLTRSLQQYFAKEVMAP; encoded by the coding sequence ATGCAGCGATTGAATTATTACTGGCGGGTGCTGGCCACCGGCTGGTGTTTCCTCAGTTTCAGCGTGGGCGGTCTGCTGCTGACAGTGACCGCCTTTCCGTTCATACGGATATTCGAACGCGATCCGATCAAGCGCCGCGACAAAATTCAGCTGGTCATTCATAACGCGTTTCGTTTTTTTATCGGACAAATGAAATTTCTCGGCGTCATGTCAGTGGAGCTGCACAACGCTGAAAAGCTGCGCCACGCCGGCGGTGTGCTGGTGCTGGCCAATCATCCAACGCTGATTGATGTGGTGTTGATGATCAGCCTGATGCCGCGCGCCGATTGCATTGTCAAGGAAAGCCTCTGGCAACACAAAGGATTTGGCGGCGTCATTCGCGCCGCGGGTTACATTCCCAATCGCAATGCTGAACAACTGGTGCGCGATTGTGATGCGGTGCTGGCGACCCAGCGACCGCTGATTATTTTTCCGGAAGGCACGCGCACGACGCCGGGCCAACCGATGAGTTTCCAACGTGGCGCGTCACATATCGCGCTGCATTCCAAAGCGCCGATCCTGCCGGTGGTGTTGACCTGCAACCCGCCGTCACTGACCAAGGACAAGCGCTGGTACCAAATTCCGGAGCGACGTTTTCACGTTCGCCTGGAAGTCAAACCGAGCTGCTCCGCGGCGGATTTCCTGCCTGAAATGCTGGAAAAGCCGCTTGCCGCTCGACAGTTAACACGTTCGCTGCAGCAGTACTTTGCGAAGGAAGTAATGGCCCCATGA
- a CDS encoding acyl carrier protein, translating to MNTENEILATLKTILQETFEVDPSEVTLDSNLYQDLDLDSIDAVDLVIKLQEITGKKIKPEEFKQVRTVGDVVRTVHGLMLAA from the coding sequence ATGAATACCGAAAATGAAATTCTGGCGACGCTGAAAACCATTCTGCAGGAAACTTTTGAAGTCGATCCGTCCGAGGTCACGCTCGACAGCAACCTGTATCAGGATCTGGATCTGGACAGCATCGACGCTGTCGATCTGGTGATCAAATTGCAGGAAATCACCGGCAAGAAAATCAAGCCGGAAGAGTTCAAGCAAGTCCGTACCGTCGGTGATGTTGTGCGCACCGTACACGGTTTGATGCTGGCAGCCTGA
- a CDS encoding phosphopantetheine-binding protein, whose translation MNTLELELKHLIIDTLALEDMTPEDIDSEAPLFVDGLGLDSIDALELGVAIQKKYQVKLDASNSQNKEHFRSVANLSKFIASHRAAQ comes from the coding sequence ATGAATACCTTAGAACTTGAATTGAAACACCTGATCATTGACACGCTGGCGCTCGAAGACATGACGCCGGAAGACATCGACAGCGAAGCGCCGCTGTTTGTCGACGGACTGGGGCTGGACTCGATTGACGCGCTGGAACTTGGCGTTGCGATTCAGAAAAAATACCAGGTCAAACTCGACGCCAGCAACAGCCAGAACAAAGAGCATTTCCGCTCGGTGGCCAATCTGTCGAAGTTCATCGCTTCGCATCGGGCGGCGCAGTAA
- a CDS encoding class I SAM-dependent methyltransferase, producing the protein MNDTAMINAAMPADEAAHWREAELPDAWPDRLSWRQPGGLLRLFWGLLRGQTRRLQMPEALQAMTADFPKYLFQEFHHLPNGNYSKRIASGYARSFDHVMLGELRRARQALADKLKDCSRVLDLGAGGGHLSGSLLQVGIPEVWGLEPSPYLLQLAARQHPNLKLKHGVAEQTGFADTSFDALAACFVFHEIPPRHGDKVLMEAQRILRPNGMLAWIEPSPTQLELPLKTVLRRFGWRGWYFRLMAQRMHEPFVAAWHQREKSSWLAQHGFELLELHDQMPWQRVIARKIC; encoded by the coding sequence AAGCGGCGCATTGGCGTGAAGCGGAGCTGCCGGATGCCTGGCCGGATAGGCTCAGTTGGCGTCAGCCCGGCGGTTTGCTGCGGCTGTTCTGGGGCTTGCTGCGCGGTCAGACCCGCCGGCTGCAAATGCCGGAAGCCTTGCAGGCGATGACGGCCGATTTTCCGAAGTATCTATTTCAGGAATTCCACCATTTGCCGAACGGCAATTATTCGAAACGCATTGCCAGCGGTTATGCCCGCTCGTTTGACCATGTCATGCTCGGCGAGCTGCGCCGGGCCCGGCAGGCCTTGGCAGACAAGCTGAAAGACTGCTCGCGCGTGCTCGATCTCGGCGCCGGGGGCGGCCATTTGTCCGGTAGCCTGCTGCAGGTCGGCATCCCTGAAGTGTGGGGCTTGGAGCCGTCTCCTTATCTATTGCAATTGGCGGCGCGGCAACACCCGAATCTGAAGCTCAAACATGGCGTCGCCGAACAGACCGGTTTTGCCGATACCAGCTTCGACGCGCTGGCTGCTTGTTTCGTGTTTCATGAAATTCCGCCACGGCATGGCGACAAGGTGCTGATGGAAGCGCAGCGCATACTGAGACCGAACGGCATGCTGGCCTGGATCGAGCCATCACCAACCCAGCTTGAGCTGCCGCTGAAAACGGTGTTGCGACGCTTTGGTTGGCGCGGCTGGTATTTCCGGCTGATGGCCCAGCGCATGCACGAACCCTTCGTCGCGGCTTGGCATCAGCGCGAGAAATCCAGTTGGCTTGCGCAACATGGCTTCGAGCTTTTGGAACTACATGACCAAATGCCTTGGCAGCGGGTCATTGCCCGAAAAATTTGCTGA
- a CDS encoding COG4648 family protein has translation MFRALITLLLLAYPVAVYFGLQWLSVRHVALVIIVLLLLRMTWMRQLRVLQGLQWPVLGGVALVVLALLFDSKLALKLYPAMVNTVLLGWFLLTLYQGPPAIERFARLQDPDLAESGVRYTRTVTKVWCGFFILNGGIALATALLGSDFWWMLYNGLIAYVLMGVLFAGEWLVRQKIRQRNAQS, from the coding sequence GTGTTTCGTGCGCTGATCACGCTGCTGCTGCTCGCTTATCCGGTCGCTGTTTATTTCGGTTTGCAATGGTTGTCAGTGCGCCATGTCGCGCTGGTGATCATCGTATTGCTGCTATTGCGCATGACCTGGATGCGCCAGTTACGCGTATTGCAAGGTTTGCAGTGGCCGGTGCTCGGTGGCGTGGCGCTGGTCGTCTTGGCATTGCTGTTTGACAGCAAGCTGGCGCTGAAATTGTATCCGGCGATGGTCAATACCGTGCTGCTCGGTTGGTTTTTGCTGACGCTCTATCAAGGTCCGCCGGCAATCGAACGTTTCGCGCGCTTACAAGATCCGGATCTCGCCGAATCCGGCGTCCGTTATACCCGCACCGTCACCAAAGTCTGGTGCGGATTTTTTATTTTGAACGGCGGCATCGCGCTCGCCACCGCACTGCTTGGCAGTGACTTTTGGTGGATGCTGTACAACGGCCTGATTGCTTATGTGCTGATGGGCGTATTGTTTGCCGGTGAATGGCTGGTGCGGCAAAAAATTCGTCAGCGCAATGCTCAATCATGA